TGCTCTCTCGGTCCTCCTTGCTcttgttttatttaggtactaccTCTAACAATCTGAATCATATAGGTATCAAACAAACCTATAATAGCTAATTCGTACATGAATATACTAAACAGAAAATTTTTCgcgtttttgttttcaatttacttttattttttctttagaaaAGTATCGATCAGCTTACCCACTGCGCCGGACACGCACAGAGAAATCAAAAGACGTCAAACTGGGTTTGTACGTCCGGAAGATTTGGCTAGAATACGCCAATTCCAAAAGGAATCtgctgatgatgacgatgatgatgaagatgacgaAGATGATGACGATTACCGCCCCTTCACTAGGTGATTGTCATAAAGACAAAACAAGTAGCCTcgtttttttaaaaaattattgtgGAGGGCCCATTTACTTAACGGTACAGCTGCATTACGCATTACGAACCCCTGGCTGGAAGCCTTAAATTCTGAGCATCCACATGGATTTGGTCGGTCAGCCTTCTAGGCttaactgcgagatgccatattatttaaaatctcgTTGGTATTCGGCTACCGCTAACCGCCACAGCGCGCTAACCACGCACTGTCCGCGATGTCGTCGCGGCGAAGCGTCTTGTCCTTCCAGGCGGCTCGCGGTCAGCATGCTTATAGCATGCACTCCATTGGCTTACTAAAATGACGTTATGGAACATTCAGGCTAAATTCAAATGACAAATTTATTTCTGAGAGTGAGCTGCATAATTTAACTACCGTAACTAAAACCGAACCATTACCAGCCGTGTGACCATCGACGTTTgaccacctattggtcaaatcggcaatTTGACAATTGCAAATGGTTCAGTTATAGTATATACTATGTAGCTATTATACATGGTGCAACTCAGTGATTCAACTCAAATTATTTTTCGTTTagcatataagtaggtacataattgaTTTCTATATTAATTTACTTGTGTGTCTTTTCTATTTTAGACAAGTAGCAATCCAACCCGGCAAGGATAAATCGGCCCAAAAAAAAGAAGTTAAACGCCGCCAGACTGGTTTCGTTCGCCCGGCTGATTtagaaaaattacatatttttgccAAAGCAACCTCCGACGAGGACGTGGATGACGAAGAACCGAAAAAAACGTACGTTGGAACGGTGTAGCATTTAAATTCCCAGCAAGTAAAACAAAGGACTCACATGTAGATAAacggataaaataaaattgtaacttatattttacccaaaaatatagtacctatcaaattaaaatataatataaaatttaatgtacATAGACTTTCGCAGACCAAGCGCAATCATTTCGTAAACAAAGGTAGAGCGTAGTCGTTTCGTAGACCCTATTTATTGTAGGCATTTCGTTGACATAGCGTACCTAGTGATTTCGTAGACACAGCGTAGTCATTTCTTAGTCCCTGGCGTAGGCCTGTCGTAGACACAGCGTAGTCATTTCGTAGTCCCTGGCATAGGCCTGTCGTAGACACAGCGTAGTCATTTCGTAGTCCCTGGCGTAGGCCTGTCGTAGACACAGCGTAGTCATTTCGTAGTCCCTGGCGTAGGCCTGTCGTAGACACAGCGTAGTCATTTCGTAGTCCCTGGCATAGGCCTGTCGTAGACACAGCGTAGTCATTTCGTAGTCCCTGGCGTAGGCCTGTCGTAGACACAGCGTAGTCATTTCGTAGTCCCTGGCGTAGGCCTGTCGTAGACACAGCGTAGTCATTTCGTAGTCCCTGGCGTAGGCCTGTCGTAGACACAGCGTAGTCATTTCGTAGTCCCTGGCGTAGGCCTGTCGTAGACACAGCGTAGTCATTTCGTAGTCCCTGGCGTAGGCCTGTCGTAGACACAGCGTAGTCATTTCGTAGTCCCTGGCGTAGGCCTGTCGTAGACACAGCGTAGTCATTTCGTAGACCCTGGAGTAGGCCTGTCGTAGACACAACGTAGTCATTTCGTAGTCCCTGGCGTAGGCCTGTCGTAGACACAGCGTAGTCATTTCGTAGACCCTGGAGTAGGCCTGTCGTAGACACAGCGTAGTCATTTCGTAGTCTCTGGCGTAGGCCTGTCGTAGACACAGCGTAGTCATTTCGTAGTCCCTGGCGCAGGCCTGTCGTAGACACAGCGTAGTCATTTCATAGTCCCTGGCGTAGGCCTGTCGTAGACACAGCGTAGTCATTTCGTAGTCCCTGGCGTAGGCCTGTCGTAGACACTGCGTAGTCGTTTCGTAGTCCCTGGAGTAGGCCTGTCGTAGACACAGCGTAGTCATTTCGTAGTCCCTGGCGTAGGCCTGTCGTAGACACAGCGTAGTCATTTCGTAGTCCCTGGCGTAGGCCTGTCGTAGACACAGCGTAGTCATTTCGTAGTCCCTGGCGTAGGCCTGTCGTAGACACAGCGTAGTCATTTCGTAGACCCTGGAGTAGGCCTGTCGTAGACACAACGTAGTCATTTCGTAGTCCCTGGCGTAGGCCTGTCGTAGACACAGCGTAGTCATTTCGTAGACCCTGGAGTAGGCCTGTCGTAGACACAGCGTAGTCATTTCGTAGTCTCTGGCGTAGGCCTGTCGTAGACACAGCGTAGTCATTTCGTAGTCCCTGGCGCAGGCCTGTCGTAGACACAGCGTAGTCATTTCATAGTCCCTGGCGTAGGCCTGTCGTAGACACAGCGTAGTCATTTCGTAGTCCCTGGCGTAGGCCTGTCGTAGACACTGCGTAGTCGTTTCGTAGTCCCTGGAGTAGGCCTGTCGTAGACACAGCGTAGTCATTTCGTAGACCCTGGCGTAGGCCTTTCGTGAGCGCTTCATAAACGTTTATAAACATATgatacaatttataaataactaatagaaTGCCATAATTCTATTTATTCTCCTAGTACTGAGCGGAGTAAATTTtgattggttgtttaaaaacttctccgctCTTCTCCGGTTCGATGAAGTCTTGACTTGACGCTCTTCTCCGATTAACGAGTTTCGAGTTTAAACTCGAAACTttgcttaattaaataaacaagacGTGGACATAATGTTTTGCCAATAGGTATCATCCATTTACTTATCGCACAGCGCTGCAagcaagggcggatccaccgttgtgggcacgatgggcatgcccacaaccttaatAGACTTATGTTGATGATAACacaagggaacaaaataatacttttttttgttgcatttaattttatgactgttgtttactaattcgaagtcaccatattttttttttctaacagcttCAGTTTTTGAGGTagttttgtgtcccaaaactcaaaaaaattcgcactttacggtggtttaagtccactgtcgaaaacgttagataagtttaagttaaaattgaaagtagaaaaggatagcacccccataacgccctctttTAGCACTTTCCGGTTAAGAAGAAGCgatgaagaacaaacttcccagcaacacagctgtctattacaataaaattattattatttacaataggcactattttacattttttagttgttttggtATACCGTTTACTCAAAAAAaacgctttttttttacttgtttgggTGATTTCGTAtcccaagactccaaaattttgcgctcgctacgctcacagcttcttaatttcacagtactttttttataatttctttaggtatgtTTGTGGCacggaactcaaaaatttcgcgctcgctccgctcgcgctacTTCATACGGTTTTGTCCTGCGTCttcgcttttggttttataacttggtagCTACAAAACAATCCAAAAAGCTTGATAAACtcgcgcaaaaaaaaaatactcacaatctttccactTGTGgctttagtaatgattgcacccggtacataagctagagacggaacagatagtgagcataatatgcgtttagatatatacctaaaaaaaaaacgtcaaatatcttcaaaaaaacaaaaatattcgcgtttttagcattattagattcgttcgtaattttattttgtcgattTTTCTTgtggtgctcaataggtagccgccccgggtaccacccgatgctacgctgCCACTGGTTAAAGTTgggaagtgcaccaaatgcgtcaaaccgtCAAAAAATGTaagttactagccgttttcccgcggtttcacccgcgtcccgtggtaactactgcctgtaccgggataaaatatagcctatgttactcaactgaacaaacaaagttttcctctttataatattagtatagattgattgaaataggtttgaatcgaaactaactattttttttttatcgggtccgacttcctcctaagtttattttaattcctaatgccaaagtccgATGCTCAGAAAATAtcggaaataatttaattcaatagttcataaacgacttgcatgaTTGTTActgagcatgttcatgctccgactcGTACTTAGCCGATTTTCGtgtagctgtgaccacaaccttttttgacggctggatccgcgcttggCTGCAAGCTGGCGAGTCGGTAAAAATCAGAAAAGTTTTGATAAACGATTACTTTCTAATGTTTCACTTTAAAAAATTTCGcaaagtacctaggtactacCTAAATGTTTGATTGATGAATGTTAATGTTAGTATGATTCACCAATTATAATAAGTATTGTGATCGCCAGGGAAATGAGGGTTTCTATTTTGGAGGAAGATAATGACTCGCAAGCCGAGCGACCTTCCGTGCTCGCCCGCCTTTATGATGAAGCGGGCACAGACGACCTAGGTGAAGGCCCCACCTTGAAATCCATGAGGTTAGTTCACTTTAGTTCACACCAGTTTTGGAGTTCCAGAGTAATTGAACTGAAAACTTGGTATTTTTCCGCATTTAATTTTAGAGAATTGCCTCGAGTTCTTTGTTTGCCCATAATTAATCCTGACTTGGGTCAATGGGACTACCTCGCATGTGTAGGTAGGTGTACCTTCACCACCTACTCATTTACCAAGAAAAGTCAATTCGATTTTGAATTtctttatcatattttataCTCGTATTAATGTAAGAAATTATGATCTTAAATCATTATAATTCTTTGTAGCACAAGACGACTAACCGATGTCAAGGATCCGAATATGTTCCTTACATTTTCACCGACCAAACACCTCCAATCGACAACGACTTCGCGTGAAATGTACAGACGCCGTTCATTTTCCTTAGAAAACTTACCTCAAAGATCTATCGACCAAGTTCTGCTATTACAACACGGACAAAGCGTCTATCGCAAGATATCTTCCGACTACGTTAGGACTATCGATCACATCGAACAAAAGGAAGCAAACTCTATAAGGAGTCTGGAATACGCAAGAAAACGACCTGCACTGTCAGTTCAGGAGTACCAAAGGAGGAATAGGGAATATCAGGAGAGATTGTCCAGAGTGAGTGCTGACgagaaaagaaaaatcgaaCCAACGACGGCCCAGGATGCCACTAGTAAGTACTTAGGCCGCAaacgcacaggcaggtggcttgcttagcgcctagtgtCTAGCGCGTCACCTAGCGAGTAGCCCAGTAAAACAAACGTTCTAAAATGAACGCGACCGGCTGCGCTGCGCGCGATGGCGATACACGCCAAGCGACTAGCTAGGCGCTAAGCGCGCAGTGCAGCCGGTCGCGTTCGCgcctgtgcgttcgcggccttAGTTAGACAATGTGCTGACATTTCTCGTTTGTTTACTGATTAACATTTAGAACCTTTTTTTTCGTAGCATCTTACAATGGCCTGCGGCTGCCGGGTGACTCGCCACTTTATATTTCTAATATAGAATTACCGAATTTTGAGTTTGCATAAAAAAGACGAGAACTTTATATATCAATCCTCATACCGTCCAAAATTCACCGACTTAGCCCCTTCGTCACAACTGGAACGAGGAGTTCCAATAAAGTCAATAAAGCTGATAAACCCAGAAGACTGGAGATTTTCAGGTATTTTCTATAcgagtatagttatcggcacggatattgagctctcggcggaagagtggggatcgctttgcgcactgtacacttaaggcaataaaccaataaatcgcttctgcgcaggtgaaggtcaggacTCAATATTATAtccctgccgatgattataatttaacattatatttaccttgccaaataaataaaaatgccaagttataaataaaaacagttttaataacacTGAAATAGCACATAAAATTTCCCATCACATTTTTAATACTACTAGGTACAATATAGTTACATCATCACAATGTCAACTTCTGTACATCATTAGGTTTGTTCGGTGAGCTAATGCTTGTGCATAATGTACATAGGATATtgatacaaaaattatttggttACAAATGCTCTTCGCGAGCGATCTGTCATGTCCCTTAGTCTAACTCCCTCAAACCAAACAATTGACACTAGGAATCGATAATATTCGAATTCACTGATCCACGAACCGACTAGCACCCTGCTTCGTTACGTATTTACTGTGCACACTTATAAATGTCCGTGTCCGTGTCCGAAGGCGCTGACGCCGTTGGGCTGTCCGGGCGGCGGCCGAGGCTCGTTGTTGTTGTTGCCCTCGCCGTTGCTTTCGTTGTTGTTACGGTTCTCCAGTTGCTGTTGCCACATTGACGCGTAGAAGCCGGCTTGGGCCAGAAGCGCTTCGTGACTGCAAAAAAATTGTGACATATAAAAAGTTGATCAGAAACAACAAGACGACGGGAGGCGGCTTTTACATTCAATCAGTTCAGGCAAAAATGTGTAGAGAAAATGTGGCAAGACGTAAATGTTGAGTGAGAGGGAATACTCACTTTCCTCTTTCGATGATTTCTCCCTCCTTCAAGACAAGAATTTCGTCAGCGTGTATAATGGTAGAGAGTCTGTGAGCTATTATTAATGTTGTCCTATTCGCACAAACACGCGCTAATGCCGCCTGAAACAAAAAAGATCACCATTAACAAGAGAAAAGTTAAAGTCACGCGGATCGATCGaccataaagttaagcaacgcctGGTGCGGTTGGTTCGTGGATGGATGAACATCTTTTCAAGACAAGCTTTCCGCGTttatgtcatttgaacatctttggcagtcataatccagaaagactgacaacctcttaccaaggggtatcaagTTAATACCAGGGTAACTTGGtcgaggaggtcaaataggcagtcggctttccgtaaaacactggtattcagctgcatccagttagactggaagcctccTAGAGCTAAAATTAAGCTTATTTCATACCTGTATATTTCTTTCTGTGTTGGTATCGAGTGCTGACGTAGCTTCGTCAAGTAGGACTATGGCCGGATCCTTGAGTATAGTTCGCGCGATTGCTATTCTTTGCTTTTCACCTCCACTAAGACGCAAGCCTCTCTCACCGACCTGCGATGATAAATATTTCCATTACCTTGTAACTAACCCACTTTTTTTTGTCTAGCACAAAAAACCAAGCATCAAGATTCGAGTTGACAAACCCTAAATTTGTTACCCTAAAGAAGTGaccactgaaagaatttttgcaATTCTTTGTTAGTTTGTAGAGACCTTTATAAAGATTCTTGGAAATTAAATGTGGGAACTAACTTTTGTATCTTTCAAGCATTAGCAAAAtatgacgtttttttttattttcagaaaactaCTACGTGCTCTTCGCGGTTGTAATAATTACAAAAGGATTAAAAGGATAAGATTGTTAGAAACTAAACGTGGTAACCTCAAAAGTTTTTGCATCTCTCAaccgttatatttttttttcaaagttgttagaatTACATTACTATGATAATGATTTGTTTACCTGTGTATCATAAGCATCTGGGAATGTGAGGATTCTGTCGTGAATGTCAGCATTTTTAGCCGCTGATATGATATCCGCCGCCGGCGCATTTAGTTTTCCATACTGAATATTGTACCTGAAAAAGATGACGACTGTTAGTAGTATGGAACGAGGAAAACTGCTGCaccaatcaaatatttttttaaataaaattgggatgaaGGCAGGAAGATAACTATGAGAATACTgtagaaaacatttttctttagtttttaattGTATTCAATAGTTTTGAAAACAAAGGCCATGCACATTGAGGGCCTTACACGTTtcttttgcaattttattttgttacttttctttttcttgtttatttttcacaataaagtaataaataaaatgaataaatgtgTCTCATTGACAAAAATATGGCTTCCCAGGATTACACAGCTAACTTATGTACTACTACAATTACATCTTAAGCTTTCTTCTAACTCTGACAACcgtatcaaaatcggttcaaccAAACACAAGACAATCGCTCACAAACCTACATAcaagtcaaactgagaacctccttttttgaagtcggttaagaaTGGCATTCACTTCTTACCTAACAGTGTTATTGAACAGCACCGTGTCTTGAGGCACGACGCCTATGTTAGCTCGTAGCGACGCCTGCGTCACGGTCCTCACGTCCTGTCCGTCTacgagtaccgcgccctcgttCACGTCGTAGAATCGGAATAGAAGCCGCATGATTGTAGACTTGCCAGCACCACTGGGACCCACCTGTATTAGAAGTGTAGGAAGGTTgttaattttttgtaaaatagaaCATGTTAATAGCATAGTTCAATGCACAAATCCTATTTAAAatgacctacaaaaaatcggtcctaCTAAGTCTGACGTGGGCTTGCAGCCTGAAACACTAGCCATTCATTGAAATATTGACTAGAAAGGGCTTATCTACTACGTCTTCACGAAATTATCTTGGATACTAATCATGAGATGCATGATCGTAACAAaatgtaaacatatttattgaGTACACAAGAACATTATTGAGTACAGTGGCTCTCGTAGCCACTTAAGGTTTTCTGTAGTAAATGTGTGCAGCATTTCCTGAATAGAATCAGTCAACATTCTGGCACAAACTCACCAAAGCCACAGTGCTGCCCGGAGGCACTTTGAAGCTGACGTTGCTGAGCACGAGCCGCTCCGGGCCGTAGCCGAAGGACACGTGCTTGAACTCGATAGCGCCGCGCCGCACGAGCAGGTCGGGGGCGCCGATGGCGTCGCGCACGTCAGAGTCCACTCGCATCAGGTCGAACATGTTCTCCATGTCTACGAAGTTCTTTTGTATGGCCCTGTGGAAATATTTAGGAGTTAGTTTTGTAGATATAAGGCTAAAAGGAGTTAGATTTCTGGATATAAAGTAGATACAAACAGGTGCTTAACAGAGGTAGGCCGTAAGAAatgaatgcaaataaaaaaatatataatgtactATTCTCATTTAGTACATCTTCTCACAGTGAAAGACTCACAAAACGTGGTATAGTCGAAAAAAAGCGTTGCTGAAGTGAAATTTTGAAAGGCATACATAATAGGTAAATAAGCACAGGAGCCATATAAAGCAAGTGTCATGTGATGTTCACACAAGGTGTACGAAATTAGCGCAATCTACAAGGAAAGGCGCTTCGTCGATAACTCCTGGCGATTCAAGCCATATAATCCCAAAGAAATACAATAATCACTTTAACGTAAAACGAACTTAGTTGTAAGGTATCAGTTGACAAGTCGCTGCATGATTAATTGGATTAGGTATGATAAACTCTTTTATTGTGCACTGCAACTAACATGACCTCATATTGCACAACATTATGTATATCTGACGCATCAGGTTTACAGGCCAATATGTCAATCCATTATCATATTTCTATGCATATTCTGACTAATGATGGCGATAAACGAAGCTAGtttaaaagcatttattttttatcaaactttAGGCTATCCCAATCAAAACTAATTGATTGCAATTTTCAGAGCgttgatttaaaaattattgaaCTTATCACTAAACGTACTGAATAAACTTTATCTATagttgtaataaattaattaattagtcagAACATTTGTTGAATTTTATGCATAATCAAATTAATCACTCAATGTACTGGATCATTATTATCATAGATGTCGTCATACGTATTTTACATATAAAACTAGCGGGatctcgcggtttcacctgatTCCTGAGGGACCTACATTTCGCACTCTGCTAAAAAGCAGtctaataattattcttatatcgggtgtgtcgttcacaatcacattaaatcctatcgcatatactttatgatattctatggcgaattgtaaaaaaaataatcgaatccattcagtggtttaaccacaggattcatttttcgtttttataatttacaacatcatgtgtaaagcagatataaagttaggagtatcgaatgttttgaccagttgacagctgtcagttttcaaggaagaatttcagttgtttgtaatgactgacttttatgtgGTGTTtcaattttcgcacatttttattctatttactttgtttgaaaaattaatttctttatttttacgtatttttctttttctttgatagAATCGATATATATTAatcagtatattaacgcatttcatttaatgtgattgtgaacgacacacccgattacTTATGAGCTGTATATTGCCAGGTTTCATGAAAATCCATCttgtagtttttgctttaaagaGGAACAAACGTCCATGCGTACACACAAACTTTGGCAtttataatagaataatagGATTTATCGGCCTTATATGACGTACCTATAATAAGTTCCGAACCAATTGAGTGGTACGTATAGCTGCACTATATAAGAAGCGAAGAGCACGTAGTCTCCCACTGTCAGTTGGTTTGTTTCCACTACCATTGACACGCAGAGCAACGATCCAGCCAGTAGACCTGagtacaaaatgttttatttatctctAAACATTACGTATATaactaagggctgatttttcaatagTCCGATAGCTTTATATAATAATCTGTAGAAAGAATACGTCACTTTGGCCGTTTTTGTGAAGAATAATGTAAAACCGatcgttaaaaatatttattcttgaaATAAAGATGGACTACAAAAATCAGCTCATTGGTTACAACTACATAAAAGGTCTAGACATactttacatacataatttgaTTACAGAAAAATctattacatatgtatttttactAGGAATCGAAATATGTTTGTTCCCAGAAATCAACGCAAATCATTCTCGATTTCAAATTTatcatatgaataaataaaatacaaacgcCAACTGTTTAATCGATACGTAATAATGGTCATTGCTTTTATCAACTGTAGTTGAATCATACGTAATTACTTCATGACGAGTTACAGAATACAGATATTGCGTAGTTGCATGCATgactatcatttaaataattgaaaagattCAATATGATACAATTTATAACTTATCGAGCGTAACTGGACACAGTTTGAAAAGGcatgatttttttgttcgatttttttgttaatcaaAAATCGTCCTCAaccaggttttttttttactcgaaactacataattatatttttcctcaTTTGTTTTCCTTATATTTCGACAGAAAAATAATAGGTGCTTGTCAAAAGGGAAAAGCTCGTAAAAACTTCAAACACAAAAATCAAGGACACTTACCGCTGCAAATAATCACATTTTGTAACGTGTTCAGCATATTGAGTGTTATCAGGGACTTGAACTCCTCTTTCTGAAAATATTCAATGGTTAATTTAATCAACTTATattcttaaaatgtatttacgCTGGCTGCGCCCTTGGGATAGGGCAGGAGATGATGAATCTAAATCCAACtagtattataaatgtaaacgaatgtgtaaaaaaatataaaaaaacattggttctcagctgcatctgattagacAGGTAGCCGGACACAGcatagggaaaaggctaggcagatgatgaaacgAATCCGTTTTTTTTTCGATCACGACATAACTGTTAAACCGATTATAAGAGCTAGAAAGGACCCTGGATCCTGGAGCGAAAttgtattataaaatgtataaaaatttgGACGCGGACGAAACTCGaagcttttttttaaaaaaaactgtatttattcTCACCTGATAATTAACAATAGCCTCTCTATAAGACACAACTTCGTACGCCTCAGCGCCATAATACTTGACAGTCTCATAATTCAGCAGCGAGTCTACGGACCGCGCCTTCTGTTCGTTGTCGGCTAAGTTCATGCGTCGCTGGAACTTCGTGCGCCATTCCGTCACGGCTATCGTCGCAACTGCAATGTTTGTAAGGATCGTTATCAACATGTAGGTAACCTAATATGATTCGATATTTGGTTATTATGTCAATAAGATAAGAAATAATATCATACTGATACATAAAACAAAGGAGTTTAATGCGGTTATTGGTATTGTGCATATAACATTATGTAGATATTGTTGTTCCAAATATTCGATTTACTTAACTCCAAACAGTGAGAACAGGTGAATATCATTCCTACAGGCACGTCAATTAAAATTCCCTATTAAT
The DNA window shown above is from Helicoverpa zea isolate HzStark_Cry1AcR chromosome 16, ilHelZeax1.1, whole genome shotgun sequence and carries:
- the LOC124637574 gene encoding ATP-binding cassette sub-family B member 6, whose product is MMEYCPPNVTLGEIWVDHGISQCFMETASAILIGGFLLIFGLIQIVMYKRYATEVVDVRSSRLFAVQLFFTLFVPVLAVIRFLLQAFVFKGGSIYGYMILALVITLVVFPLSAYLAVLERRFLLPSVPPRGHGFVLLVFWALIFVSENLSFLNLNKEGWWWHLKNLQDRLEMSLFVGRYVSCMIMFVLGMKAPGIMHQFEYLEDDDNRRNIPPRQDENRSTFRNVFGKLRTLLPFLWPRKSACLQIYVLICVLALIAGRAVNLYVPIYSKKIVDSISIPPYYFRWDLVVIYVLFKFLQGGGTGGMGFLNNLRSFLWIKVQQYTTRELQLELFKHLHDLPLRWHLSRKTGEVLRVMDRGTDSIDNLLSYILFSITPTLIDIIVAVIYFVSEFNAWFGLIVFSTMVLYIIATIAVTEWRTKFQRRMNLADNEQKARSVDSLLNYETVKYYGAEAYEVVSYREAIVNYQKEEFKSLITLNMLNTLQNVIICSGLLAGSLLCVSMVVETNQLTVGDYVLFASYIVQLYVPLNWFGTYYRAIQKNFVDMENMFDLMRVDSDVRDAIGAPDLLVRRGAIEFKHVSFGYGPERLVLSNVSFKVPPGSTVALVGPSGAGKSTIMRLLFRFYDVNEGAVLVDGQDVRTVTQASLRANIGVVPQDTVLFNNTVRYNIQYGKLNAPAADIISAAKNADIHDRILTFPDAYDTQVGERGLRLSGGEKQRIAIARTILKDPAIVLLDEATSALDTNTERNIQAALARVCANRTTLIIAHRLSTIIHADEILVLKEGEIIERGNHEALLAQAGFYASMWQQQLENRNNNESNGEGNNNNEPRPPPGQPNGVSAFGHGHGHL